The genome window TTTATTACCAGCAAAAGTGAAAATTTTTCAAAATGCTGATGAAATTTTCAAATTCCCTGAGATTGAATTGGAAGACGGAGAAAAAGAAGAGCAGGTTATTACGGACGTTGAGAATAATGTCTTAGATTTGTATAATACAGTCGTTGATTATATTTTATTGGCTGTCCCAACCCAGGTTCTGACTGAAGAAGAACAAAAAGAAAATTTGATGCCTAAAGGTACTAATTGGCAAGTTATTTCCGAAGCTGATTTTAAATCTCCGACAGATAAATCCGAGAGTTTACCAGCCCAAACACGTAATCAATTAGAAAAATTAAAGAAAGAGTTAGATCAGGAGAAAAATGACTAAAAAAGCAGAAATCGGTGTCATTGGTATGGCAGTTATGGGTAAAAACTTAGCCCTAAACATTGAAAGAAACGGTCACACAGTTGCAATTTATAATCGTACTGATGCGAGGACGAAAAAAGTAGTTGAGGATCATCCAGATAAAAACTTGGTTGCAAGCTATGATTTATCAGATTTTGTGGCAAGTATTGAACAGCCCCGGCGGATTATTTTGATGGTGCAGGCAGGAGCTGGCACAGATTCTGTAATTGATCAACTATTACCACTTTTAGCACAAGGCGATATTTTGATCGATGGTGGAAATACATTCTTTGAAGATACTATTAGACGCAGCAAAAAACTCGATGCATCAGGGATCAATTTTATTGGAATGGGAGTTTCTGGCGGTGAATTAGGAGCCTTAAATGGACCTTCGATGATGCCTGGCGGACAAAAATCTGCTTATGATCAATTGGCAGATATTTTTGAGCAGATGGCAGCTAAAGCTGATGATGGCAAACCTTGTGTAACTTATGTTGGGCCAAATGGTGCCGGTCACTACGTTAAGATGATTCATAACGGAATTGAGTACGGCGATATGGAGTTGATCGCAGAAACTTACAATATTTTGCGTAATCTTCTGGGGTTATCGGTTGAAGAATGTGCAGAAGTTTTTAAAACTTGGGATCAGGGCGAACTAAAGAGTTACTTGATTGAAATCACGGCGGATATTTTGACTCGTAAGGACGACCTAGGTAGTGGCACTCCAATTGTTGATTTAATTGTAGACGAAGCAGCAAACAAAGGAACTGGTAAATGGAGCTCTGAAAATGCGTTAGAGTTAGGTGTTCCACAATCAGTGATCACAGAATCTGTTTACGCTCGTTATATTTCATTTCTAAAGAGTGAGCGGGTTGCTGCAAGTAAGCAGTTAAGCGGACCAAAAGTTGAACCAGTTAGTGAAGATGAGAAAAAAGAACTAATCGATTTGTTAGAGAAATCCCTGTACTTCAGTAAAGTAATGAGCTATGCACAAGGTTTTGAGCAAATCAAGACGGCATCTGACCATTATGATTGGAATATAAATTACGGCGACATGGCAAAAATTTGGCGTTCAGGTTGTATTATTCGAGCTGAATTCCTCCAAAATATTACTGACGCCTTTACTAGAAATCCAGATTTAAAAAATTTGCTTTTGGATCCGTATTTTAAAAATATAGCTGATCAATATCAAGATTCACTTAGAAAAGTTGTTTCGATTGCGATTAAAGCAGGAATCCCGGTTCCAGTCTTAGCAGCAGGGATTACTTATTATGACTCTTATCGCAGTGCAGTTTTACCTGCAAATTTGATTCAAGCTCAAAGGGATTACTTTGGGGCGCATACTTATCAGCGCGTTGATCGAGAAGGAACATTTCATTATCCATGGTATCCAGAACAATAATAATAAAACGCCGATCAGGCGTTTTTTGCTAGAAAAAAACTCATCGTCATTTTAACGATGAGCTATCTTGGAAATTATTTGTCAAAGTGTTGCTTGCCAGCATTTCGCTTTTTTAATTCCTCTGAGTCGATGCTACCAATTTTTTCATCAGAGTCAGAAGATCCGGGTTGAAGAAATTCGTCACTTTCAAAAGTTTCAGCGGTTACGACTTCGACAATCGGATTTTCTTCCAAATCTTCGTCAATTTGACGGCGAATTTTAGGTAAAATCAGGTAAGTGGTAATTGCCTGCTGTCCAACAGCTAAAACACCGGTAATCAAGAAGTAAAGGCCAAGTCCTGCAGGTGATGCAAAGGTGAAAAAGAAGATCATGACCGGCGAGATTACAAGTACTGATTTCGATTGTTTACGCTGCTCGGGACTCATTCCTGCTAGTGACATGTATCCTTGAATGAAATAAGTTATCGTCGCTAATATAACGATTAACAAATTGGGTTTTCCTAAATTCATTCCGAAGAAAACGCTGTGTTGGAGAACTTCTGAGTACTGGATCCCTAAAAATAAACCACTAAAAAATGGAAGTTGGATGATTAAAACAAGACATCCCATGCTTGGAATCATTTTAGTATTGTTCTTTTTGTAAACATCCATCAAAAGCTGATTAAGTCGCATTTGCTCAGCTTGATCCCTGGTTTGCTTCATCCGTTTATTAATCAAGTTAACTTGCGGTTGTAATAATCGCATTTGTTCTTGTTGCAGAGTTTGCTTTTTTGCTTGATTAAGTCTTAATGGTAAAATGATCAAATTGATCACGATCGTGATAATTAAAATTGCAAAACCGTAACCATTCTTTCCACCCAAAGTATCTCCTAGCCAAATAATGGAATTTTGCATTGGGATTCCCAAAAATTTATAGATCGTTCCATAAAAGAAATCCGTCGGAGGCTTGCGCACTGAACTAGCGCGCCGAGCACATGAGGTTAAGAATAAGAGAATTGGTAGCAATGACCAAACAATGATTTTTTTATTTTTCAATAGTTAATCCTTCTAAATAGAGTGCTAAGAAAATATTATATCATACTGGAGTTTGAATTTAAGATTTTATATAATTCGAAAATCATGATAAACTTGAGTGTCTAATATTTTCGTTCTTTCTACCTTTGAAATCCGGGCCCAAGGAGAGATCTTATTGGGCAGGTTCCGGGTAAATTGGTTAATTACATCTGGCGAACCTTGAACAATTGCAATCACCGATCCGTTCCAGTCGTTATGAATTGTACCAGTGATACCGAGTTGATCGGCAAGCATTTTACAACTATAGCGAAATCCAACTCCTTGAACGTGACCTGAAAAAATAATTTTTTCTGTTTCCAATTTTAGAACCTCCTAATAAATATAATGATAATAGATTCAATCCAAAATAAACACATCAAATTAATTAAAAAAATTCTGACTTCCAAATATCAAAAAAAAGAACAGAAGTACCTGATCGAAGGACGCAATCTGGTTGACGAGGCGATTCACTATCAAGAACCGCTAGAGATTTTAGCCACTGAGCAAGCTGCTGCTTATTTATCTGGATCAACGGATCATTTTACTTTAATTAGTGAGCAGGTAGCAAAATATTTATCATCAACCGTCACTCCAGAAGGGATTTTTGCGGTGATGCCAATTCGTCAGGAAACTCCTCAACCTGGTAATTGGCTAATTTTTGATGAATTACAGGATCCAGGTAATGCAGGGACCATTCTTAGGACGGCAGATTTTTTTGATTATCAGGGGGTGTTTTTTAGCCCGAAATCAGTATCGCCATACTCGCCAAAAGTATTACGATCTGCTCAAGGGAGTAACTTTCATCTACAGGTGGTTATTGGTCCAACGATGCCTTTTATTGAGCAGCTCAAAAGTTGGGGTGAGTTAGTTCTTGGCACAACTCTTCATGAGCAGGCAAAAGAGGTGCAAGATTTAGATCTTAATGAACCTTATGCGTTAGTTCTTGGAAACGAAGGACATGGGTTAAGCAAAGAAATAGGTGCAACAATTGACGAAAATATTTTGATTCCGACAAAAGGACACGCTGAAAGTTTAAATGTTTCAGTCGCTGCCGGAATTTTGATGTATGCCCTTAATATTATAAATAAAAACTAAAGGAATGAAATTTTGAAATTTAATGAACTAGATTTACAACCAGAACTTTTAACAGCAATTAATGACGCCGGTTATGTGGAAATGACTCCGATTCAGGAACAAGCAATGCCGGTCGCTTTGGCTAATAAAGATGTGATGGGACAAGCACAGACCGGAACTGGAAAAACTGCAGCGTTTGGGATTCCAGCGATTCAACAAGCTAACCATAATGACCACTTTGTTTCGACTTTAATAATGTCACCAACAAGAGAGTTGGCAATCCAAACCCGTGATGAAATAGCAAAGCTTGGTCATGACAAAAAAATCAGAGTAATGGTCGTTTATGGTGGTTCCGATATTGGAAGACAAATTAGAGATTTAAAAAATCCGCCGCAAATATTAGTAGGAACTCCAGGTCGCCTACAAGATCACATGAATCGAAAAACTGTTGATTTTTCGCATTTGAAGACGTTAGTTTTAGATGAAGCTGATGAAATGCTTGATATGGGATTTTTAGAAGATATTTCTAAGATAATTCGTTCGTTACCTAAAGAAAGACAAACTTTATTATTTTCTGCAACATTGCCACAGGATATTGTCCAAATCGGGACGGCATTTATGAATAATCCTGTGACTGTTAAAGTTAAATCTAAAGAATTAACTGCTGATTTAATTGATCAGTATTACGTAAAAGCGCGAGACAATGAAAAATTTGATTTTATGACTCGTTTGATGGACGTACAGCGACCGGAATTAGCTCTAGTTTTTGGACGAACTAAGAGAAGAGTGGATGAGTTGACACGCGGATTAAAGATTCGTGGCTTTAAGGCTGAAGGGATTCACGGTGATTTAACGCAACAAAAGCGGATGAATGTCTTAAGGATGTTTAAAAACAGTGAAATTCAAATTTTGGTAGCTACTGATGTGGCTGCACGTGGTCTCGATATTCGCGGAGTAACTCACGTTTACAATTATGATATCCCACAAGATCCCGATAGTTATGTTCATCGAATTGGTAGAACCGGTCGGGCAGGACGAGCTGGGATGTCTATTACATTTGTCAATCCGCGAGAAATGGATTATTTAAGAGGAATTGAGAAATTAACTAAAGTTAAGATGATGCCTTTAATGCCTCCAACGGCTGAAAAGGTTCAAAAAGAGCTGTTAGATCATGCTGTCTCGGTTATTGAAGATAAGTCTTCTTCAATTCATGTCAATAATTATCAGAAATATGCTGAAAAATTGGTTGAGGAAGTTGACCCGATGATTTTAGCCAGTCTTTTGCTGCAAAGTTATACTAAGAGTAGCAGTAAAAATCGGCCAGTTAGTATTTCAGTAGAGCGTCCGTTGCCGTCGAAAAAGAAGTCAAGTGGTAAAGGGTATCAGAAATATAACCATGGTTCATCACGTCGTTATAATTCCAAAAAACCATATCATCATGATCGTGACCAAAAGAAATACGGTCAGCGAGATCATAAGCGTTCATCTTCCAATCAGGCAAAAACTCCAAAGAAAGTGAATCGTAATTTTGTGATTCGAACTAAAGCCTGATGATTTATGGAATTGGCGTTGATATTACGGAGAAGAATCGAGTTTATCGTTTGATGAAAAAATTCGGAGAAAAATTTTCCGAACGCATTTTAACTAAAGAAGAGTTGGAAATTTTTCAAACGTATCAGACTGTAGAAAAACGAGTGGAATTTTTAGGCGGGCGTTTTAGTGCCAAAGAGAGTTATGCGAAAGCTTTTGGGACTGGACTTGGCTCTGTTGGGTTTCAAGACTTAGCAATCTTAAATCAGGCAAACGGGCACCCGTTTTTTTTGTATCATCCTTTTAAAGGAGTTGGCTATATTTCAATTAGTCATACTAATGAATTGGTTATGACAGAAGTGATATTGGAAGAGAAAGATGAAATTTGATTTTATACCTTCAAAAGCTTTGATTGATCAAAGAGCAATTTATGATAATTTTAAATTAGTGCAAAATCTTCATCCCAAGAAGAAAATTTTTGTTGCAGTTAAGGCTGATGCCTATGGTCATGGAGTAAGGGAAGTTTGTGCACCCGTTATAAAAGCGGGAGCAGCTGGTTTTTGTGTCGCCTATGTCGATGAAGCGCGTGAAATCAGGGGCTTTGGTTTTAATAATCTAATTTTGGTTTTGGGAGCTAGCGAAGCTAAATCTGCAGCAATTGCTCAAAAAGAAGATATTAGCCTGACCGCACCGTCGCTTGCTTGGCTTCAAGAAGTAGTGAAATATTTGGACTCAACGAATCCTAATAAGTTAAAGGTTCACCTTGCAATAGATTCCGGAATGGGCCGGATTGGGATGACTAGGATAGAGGAACTTGAGCAAGCTTTTCAGTTTGTTCAGGATAATTCCGATAAAATAGAGCTAGAGGGAATGTTCACACATTTTGCGACAGCTGATGCTGATGATGAGTATTATCATGAGCAGCAAAAAAGATTTAAATTGTTGGCTAAAGGGTTTAAGCAAAAAGTTAAATATTTGCACTGCGAGAATAGTGCTTCTAGCTTGTTAGAAGAAGATGATGATTTCACCAATTCCTTGCGTTTAGGCGTTGCTCTTTATGGTATTTCTCCTTTTATTAAGCCGCAAAAGCTTGAGCAAAAGTTTAAACCAGTTTTGAGTCTTGAGTCCCAAATTTCATTTATCAAAAAAGTTTCGAAAGGGACAAAAATTAGTTATGGTGCAACTTATACCGCGCCTCAAGATGAGTATATAGCTACAGTCTCGATTGGTTATGCTGATGGATGGTTACGCCGGATGCAAGGATTTAATTTATTAGTAGAAGGCGAATTTTGTCCCATTGTTGGGCGTGTAACGATGGACCAATTAATGATTAAGGTTTCTAAGTGTTATTCTATTGGAACGAAAGTTACATTAATCGGCAATAG of Xylocopilactobacillus apicola contains these proteins:
- a CDS encoding YceD family protein; translation: MKLVFDFAKVLERKSPTIIETEVDLGQEIEKRKPDYQACDPFMVKIKLLPIDGKYVEAHFELEGKLIVPSTRSLLPAKVKIFQNADEIFKFPEIELEDGEKEEQVITDVENNVLDLYNTVVDYILLAVPTQVLTEEEQKENLMPKGTNWQVISEADFKSPTDKSESLPAQTRNQLEKLKKELDQEKND
- a CDS encoding DEAD/DEAH box helicase; this translates as MKFNELDLQPELLTAINDAGYVEMTPIQEQAMPVALANKDVMGQAQTGTGKTAAFGIPAIQQANHNDHFVSTLIMSPTRELAIQTRDEIAKLGHDKKIRVMVVYGGSDIGRQIRDLKNPPQILVGTPGRLQDHMNRKTVDFSHLKTLVLDEADEMLDMGFLEDISKIIRSLPKERQTLLFSATLPQDIVQIGTAFMNNPVTVKVKSKELTADLIDQYYVKARDNEKFDFMTRLMDVQRPELALVFGRTKRRVDELTRGLKIRGFKAEGIHGDLTQQKRMNVLRMFKNSEIQILVATDVAARGLDIRGVTHVYNYDIPQDPDSYVHRIGRTGRAGRAGMSITFVNPREMDYLRGIEKLTKVKMMPLMPPTAEKVQKELLDHAVSVIEDKSSSIHVNNYQKYAEKLVEEVDPMILASLLLQSYTKSSSKNRPVSISVERPLPSKKKSSGKGYQKYNHGSSRRYNSKKPYHHDRDQKKYGQRDHKRSSSNQAKTPKKVNRNFVIRTKA
- the alr gene encoding alanine racemase, encoding MKFDFIPSKALIDQRAIYDNFKLVQNLHPKKKIFVAVKADAYGHGVREVCAPVIKAGAAGFCVAYVDEAREIRGFGFNNLILVLGASEAKSAAIAQKEDISLTAPSLAWLQEVVKYLDSTNPNKLKVHLAIDSGMGRIGMTRIEELEQAFQFVQDNSDKIELEGMFTHFATADADDEYYHEQQKRFKLLAKGFKQKVKYLHCENSASSLLEEDDDFTNSLRLGVALYGISPFIKPQKLEQKFKPVLSLESQISFIKKVSKGTKISYGATYTAPQDEYIATVSIGYADGWLRRMQGFNLLVEGEFCPIVGRVTMDQLMIKVSKCYSIGTKVTLIGNSGSKKISAEEAADFAKTIPYEILTTISRRVPRIAVNKIEE
- the yidC gene encoding membrane protein insertase YidC, with product MKNKKIIVWSLLPILLFLTSCARRASSVRKPPTDFFYGTIYKFLGIPMQNSIIWLGDTLGGKNGYGFAILIITIVINLIILPLRLNQAKKQTLQQEQMRLLQPQVNLINKRMKQTRDQAEQMRLNQLLMDVYKKNNTKMIPSMGCLVLIIQLPFFSGLFLGIQYSEVLQHSVFFGMNLGKPNLLIVILATITYFIQGYMSLAGMSPEQRKQSKSVLVISPVMIFFFTFASPAGLGLYFLITGVLAVGQQAITTYLILPKIRRQIDEDLEENPIVEVVTAETFESDEFLQPGSSDSDEKIGSIDSEELKKRNAGKQHFDK
- a CDS encoding acylphosphatase — translated: METEKIIFSGHVQGVGFRYSCKMLADQLGITGTIHNDWNGSVIAIVQGSPDVINQFTRNLPNKISPWARISKVERTKILDTQVYHDFRII
- a CDS encoding TrmH family RNA methyltransferase; amino-acid sequence: MIIDSIQNKHIKLIKKILTSKYQKKEQKYLIEGRNLVDEAIHYQEPLEILATEQAAAYLSGSTDHFTLISEQVAKYLSSTVTPEGIFAVMPIRQETPQPGNWLIFDELQDPGNAGTILRTADFFDYQGVFFSPKSVSPYSPKVLRSAQGSNFHLQVVIGPTMPFIEQLKSWGELVLGTTLHEQAKEVQDLDLNEPYALVLGNEGHGLSKEIGATIDENILIPTKGHAESLNVSVAAGILMYALNIINKN
- the gndA gene encoding NADP-dependent phosphogluconate dehydrogenase, producing the protein MTKKAEIGVIGMAVMGKNLALNIERNGHTVAIYNRTDARTKKVVEDHPDKNLVASYDLSDFVASIEQPRRIILMVQAGAGTDSVIDQLLPLLAQGDILIDGGNTFFEDTIRRSKKLDASGINFIGMGVSGGELGALNGPSMMPGGQKSAYDQLADIFEQMAAKADDGKPCVTYVGPNGAGHYVKMIHNGIEYGDMELIAETYNILRNLLGLSVEECAEVFKTWDQGELKSYLIEITADILTRKDDLGSGTPIVDLIVDEAANKGTGKWSSENALELGVPQSVITESVYARYISFLKSERVAASKQLSGPKVEPVSEDEKKELIDLLEKSLYFSKVMSYAQGFEQIKTASDHYDWNINYGDMAKIWRSGCIIRAEFLQNITDAFTRNPDLKNLLLDPYFKNIADQYQDSLRKVVSIAIKAGIPVPVLAAGITYYDSYRSAVLPANLIQAQRDYFGAHTYQRVDREGTFHYPWYPEQ
- the acpS gene encoding holo-ACP synthase produces the protein MIYGIGVDITEKNRVYRLMKKFGEKFSERILTKEELEIFQTYQTVEKRVEFLGGRFSAKESYAKAFGTGLGSVGFQDLAILNQANGHPFFLYHPFKGVGYISISHTNELVMTEVILEEKDEI